Proteins from one Streptomyces sp. 840.1 genomic window:
- a CDS encoding AAA family ATPase, with amino-acid sequence MTAQALVKLLAVVPEHRLHREQVIDICWPGADPHAAQGSLRVALHSARRILEPELASRATSSYLVSEGALLFLDPATVWIDADQAEHDARDALASGGVAELARALEWFSGELLPEDRYAGWAEGRRVRLAELKERVLIGLASAHLAAGAAQEAADTAGRVLESSPAEELAHRILIDVYTRQGLRRRAVRQYHVCRAALDAELGVRPGAETERLHRVALAAELPLVPSAPSLPAALRIPVATPLRGRGAVLERLLTADGPAVVRLLTGEAGVGKTRLVGEVARRAAASGTAVLWGGGHDAEGHTPYGAFAEALDGWLAERDPDQRAGVGAEYPELAAFLPALGRVRADEERSPEEERDRLFRATAGLLGELSSVQPVLIVLDDLHAADEGSFQLLSHLARRAAQTGGPRFLVTCREEEIPEGDPRRSGLTSLLRQGLATREEVGRLSQEACLAVVRDTVLLPAARHPAPEPVGPAGAGAQDQRLNRVWELSLGNPLFAVELARGAAEGVPGVPAPDGIRQLVAERLGRLDHDTRRIVEALSVAGPETALSELLDVAAHGLHPPVSGGAATDALEHAIGASLVEEREIVLAGQHEAGLIFRHPLVRLTCYEELSAVRRRQLHGAFAQAVLRRRPDAVDTLASHFAHADDPRAAEYLRRAAARAAALFANDTADRYYRDLVARLDVDAARARLAHSQVLSRMGNFGEAAEVLRLALDEFARRGDHEDVVLTAAWLADALARAGGPEAGRQVLGEHPVTGETVPEPAAAHFLALSMICKIQGRYEEGFLAAQQALAVASRVSGKQGQGLMARSHALQASNLGLNGRLDEARTAAGRALAPAEEYGDPTLLGSVLSTLRENRRRGGQLREAVAMGERALDLAEQSGDPIAAAFERANLAELFLLLEEFTAARKLAEAAVAGAEPDDAWCLPYTLATLALVRIRTGEPSDAAALLDRAERSAVGMVDRQAGHEVRTARAELALRAGLPGDALHAVDGFAQDAPVLVAWGRLRAGQPGPARRIAHAEVERAARTGERIAEADARIALAVALFRLAEHEAAREALDRAEELVRALPYPAGIRHAADARRLMDRAA; translated from the coding sequence ATGACCGCACAGGCCCTGGTGAAACTGCTCGCCGTGGTACCCGAGCACCGGCTGCACCGCGAGCAGGTCATCGACATCTGCTGGCCCGGCGCCGATCCGCACGCGGCGCAGGGCAGCCTGCGCGTCGCGCTGCACTCCGCCCGCCGGATCCTGGAACCCGAACTCGCCTCGCGCGCAACGTCCTCGTACCTGGTCTCGGAGGGGGCGCTGCTGTTCCTGGACCCGGCGACGGTGTGGATCGACGCGGACCAGGCCGAACACGACGCACGGGACGCGCTGGCGAGCGGCGGCGTGGCGGAGCTCGCACGGGCCCTGGAGTGGTTCTCCGGCGAACTGCTGCCGGAGGACCGTTACGCCGGCTGGGCCGAGGGCCGCCGGGTCCGGCTCGCGGAGCTGAAGGAGCGGGTGCTCATCGGGCTCGCATCGGCGCACCTGGCGGCGGGCGCGGCGCAGGAGGCGGCGGACACCGCCGGGCGGGTCCTCGAATCCAGCCCCGCCGAGGAACTGGCGCACCGGATCCTCATCGACGTGTACACCCGGCAGGGGCTGCGGCGGCGCGCGGTGCGCCAGTACCACGTGTGCCGGGCCGCGCTGGACGCGGAGCTGGGGGTGCGGCCGGGCGCGGAGACCGAGCGCCTGCACAGGGTCGCGCTGGCGGCGGAGCTCCCGCTCGTGCCGTCCGCGCCGTCGCTGCCGGCCGCCCTGCGCATCCCGGTGGCGACTCCGTTGCGCGGGCGCGGGGCCGTCCTCGAACGGCTGCTCACGGCGGACGGACCCGCCGTCGTCAGGCTGCTGACCGGGGAGGCCGGGGTGGGCAAGACCCGGCTGGTGGGCGAGGTCGCGCGTCGGGCCGCCGCGTCCGGCACCGCGGTGCTGTGGGGCGGCGGGCACGACGCGGAGGGGCACACGCCGTACGGCGCGTTCGCGGAGGCGCTCGACGGATGGCTGGCCGAACGCGACCCGGACCAGCGGGCCGGGGTCGGCGCGGAGTACCCGGAACTGGCCGCGTTCCTGCCGGCGCTCGGCCGGGTGCGGGCGGACGAGGAACGGTCCCCGGAGGAGGAGCGGGACCGGCTGTTCCGCGCCACCGCCGGGCTGCTCGGCGAACTGTCGTCGGTGCAGCCGGTGCTGATCGTGCTCGACGACCTGCACGCCGCAGACGAGGGCTCGTTCCAGCTGCTGAGCCATCTGGCCAGGAGAGCGGCGCAGACGGGCGGCCCCCGGTTCCTGGTGACGTGCCGCGAGGAGGAGATACCCGAGGGCGACCCGCGCCGCTCCGGACTGACCTCGCTGCTGCGTCAGGGCCTTGCCACCCGCGAGGAGGTGGGGCGCCTGAGCCAGGAGGCCTGCCTCGCGGTGGTGCGCGACACGGTGCTGCTGCCCGCCGCACGGCACCCGGCCCCGGAACCCGTCGGCCCGGCCGGTGCCGGCGCGCAGGACCAACGGCTGAACCGGGTGTGGGAACTCTCCCTCGGCAACCCGCTGTTCGCCGTCGAACTGGCCCGCGGGGCGGCCGAGGGCGTGCCCGGTGTGCCGGCGCCGGACGGAATCCGGCAGCTGGTCGCGGAACGGCTCGGACGGCTCGACCACGACACGCGGCGCATCGTCGAGGCACTCTCCGTCGCCGGTCCCGAGACGGCCCTGTCCGAACTGCTCGACGTCGCCGCGCACGGACTGCACCCGCCGGTCTCCGGCGGCGCCGCCACCGACGCGCTGGAGCACGCCATCGGCGCATCCCTCGTCGAGGAGCGCGAGATCGTACTGGCGGGGCAGCACGAGGCCGGGCTGATCTTCCGTCACCCGCTGGTGCGTCTCACCTGCTACGAGGAGCTCTCCGCCGTCCGGCGCAGGCAGCTGCACGGCGCGTTCGCCCAGGCGGTGCTGCGCCGACGCCCGGACGCCGTCGACACACTCGCCTCCCATTTCGCGCACGCCGACGACCCGCGCGCCGCCGAGTACCTGCGCAGGGCCGCCGCACGGGCCGCGGCCCTCTTCGCCAACGACACCGCGGACCGCTACTACCGGGACCTGGTCGCGCGGCTCGACGTGGACGCGGCCCGTGCCCGTCTCGCGCACAGCCAGGTGCTGAGCCGGATGGGCAACTTCGGCGAGGCGGCCGAGGTGCTGCGGCTGGCGCTGGACGAGTTCGCCCGCCGGGGCGACCACGAGGACGTGGTGCTCACCGCCGCCTGGCTCGCCGACGCGCTGGCGCGGGCCGGTGGCCCGGAGGCCGGCAGGCAGGTGCTGGGCGAGCATCCGGTGACCGGGGAAACCGTCCCTGAACCGGCCGCCGCGCACTTCCTCGCCCTGTCCATGATCTGCAAGATCCAGGGGCGGTACGAGGAGGGGTTCCTCGCCGCCCAGCAGGCCCTCGCGGTCGCGTCGCGGGTGTCGGGAAAGCAGGGACAGGGCCTCATGGCCCGCTCGCACGCCCTGCAGGCCAGCAACCTCGGCCTCAACGGGAGGCTGGACGAGGCGCGTACGGCCGCCGGGAGGGCGCTGGCTCCGGCCGAGGAGTACGGGGATCCGACCCTGCTCGGTTCGGTCCTGTCGACGCTCCGGGAGAACCGGCGGCGGGGCGGGCAACTGCGCGAGGCCGTCGCGATGGGCGAGCGCGCGCTCGACCTCGCGGAACAGTCCGGCGATCCGATCGCGGCCGCCTTCGAGCGGGCCAACCTCGCCGAACTGTTCCTGCTGCTCGAAGAGTTCACCGCCGCCCGGAAGCTCGCCGAAGCGGCGGTGGCCGGCGCCGAACCGGACGACGCCTGGTGCCTGCCGTACACCCTGGCGACGCTGGCCCTGGTCCGGATACGCACGGGTGAGCCCTCGGACGCGGCGGCGCTGCTGGACCGGGCCGAGCGCTCCGCCGTGGGGATGGTGGACCGTCAGGCGGGCCACGAGGTCCGCACGGCCCGCGCCGAACTGGCCCTGCGCGCCGGCCTTCCGGGCGACGCGCTCCACGCGGTGGACGGCTTCGCGCAGGATGCGCCCGTGCTGGTCGCCTGGGGGCGGCTCCGGGCGGGGCAGCCCGGTCCGGCGCGCCGGATCGCGCACGCCGAGGTCGAACGCGCGGCACGGACCGGTGAGCGGATCGCCGAGGCGGACGCCCGGATCGCCCTCGCGGTGGCCCTGTTCCGGCTCGCGGAGCACGAGGCCGCGCGCGAGGCCCTGGACCGGGCCGAGGAACTGGTGCGGGCGCTGCCGTACCCGGCCGGGATCCGTCACGCGGCCGACGCGCGGCGGCTGATGGACAGGGCCGCCTGA
- a CDS encoding acyl-CoA dehydrogenase family protein, which yields MPTTDAPRSHPTALTHEVTNQAPPLTGHDVADDAVLLEGVRREGAQWHIGELHRIGRLVGGEEAQGWADQANDHEPVLRTHDRYGHRVDEVEFHPAYHHLMDTSVGAGLAGAAWADERPGAHVARAAGFMLMTTLEPGHLCPVSMTYAVVPALRHAPDLAKTYEPLLTSRVYESGLRTPAEKPGLLAGMGMTEKQGGTDVRANTTAATEAPDGTWRLRGHKWFTSAPMNDLFLVLAQSPGGLSCFLVPRVLPDGSRNTFRIQRLKDKLGNRANASSEPEFDDTVAWLVGAEGKGVRTIIDMVTMTRLDCVLGSAAGTRAALAQAAHHARHRSVFGAKLIDQPLMRNVLGDLSVESEAATTLALRLAGAADRAQRGDSGERAFLRLATAVAKYWVCKRQPVAVAEALECLGGNGYVEESGMPRLYREAPLNGIWEGSGNVNALDLLRALAREPESFEAFHTEIDAAAGADRRLDAAWRELRGELVLTEDAPLRARRLIERAALVLQGSLLVRHAPAPVADAFCASRLDGDRGLAFGTLAPGTDFAALLERLPA from the coding sequence GTGCCCACGACCGACGCCCCCCGCAGCCACCCCACCGCACTGACCCACGAAGTGACTAACCAGGCACCGCCGTTGACCGGCCATGACGTCGCGGACGACGCCGTCCTGCTGGAGGGCGTGCGCCGTGAGGGCGCCCAGTGGCACATCGGGGAACTGCACCGCATCGGCCGTCTCGTCGGCGGCGAGGAGGCACAGGGCTGGGCCGACCAGGCCAATGACCACGAACCCGTACTGCGTACCCACGACCGCTACGGACACCGCGTCGACGAGGTCGAGTTCCACCCCGCCTACCACCACCTGATGGACACCTCCGTGGGCGCGGGCCTGGCCGGCGCGGCCTGGGCCGACGAGCGTCCGGGCGCCCACGTGGCCCGCGCCGCCGGCTTCATGCTGATGACCACGCTGGAGCCGGGGCACCTGTGCCCGGTCTCCATGACGTACGCGGTCGTCCCGGCGCTGCGCCACGCACCCGACCTGGCCAAGACGTACGAGCCGCTGCTCACGAGCCGGGTCTACGAGTCCGGCCTGCGCACCCCGGCCGAGAAGCCCGGCCTGCTCGCCGGGATGGGCATGACGGAGAAGCAGGGCGGCACCGACGTACGGGCCAACACCACGGCGGCCACCGAAGCGCCCGACGGGACCTGGCGGCTGCGCGGACACAAGTGGTTCACCAGCGCGCCGATGAACGACCTCTTCCTCGTGCTCGCCCAGTCGCCCGGCGGGCTCTCCTGCTTCCTGGTGCCACGCGTACTGCCGGACGGCAGCCGCAACACCTTCCGCATCCAGCGGCTCAAGGACAAGCTCGGCAACCGCGCCAACGCCAGCAGCGAGCCCGAGTTCGACGACACGGTGGCCTGGCTCGTCGGCGCCGAGGGCAAGGGCGTACGCACCATCATCGACATGGTCACCATGACGCGCCTGGACTGCGTCCTGGGCTCCGCCGCCGGCACCCGCGCCGCCCTCGCCCAGGCCGCCCACCACGCCCGCCACCGCTCGGTGTTCGGCGCGAAGCTGATCGACCAGCCCCTGATGCGCAACGTCCTCGGTGACCTCTCCGTGGAGTCCGAGGCCGCCACCACCCTGGCGCTGCGCCTGGCCGGCGCCGCCGACCGGGCGCAGCGGGGCGACAGCGGGGAGCGCGCGTTCCTGCGGCTCGCCACCGCCGTGGCCAAGTACTGGGTGTGCAAGCGCCAGCCCGTCGCGGTGGCCGAGGCGCTGGAATGCCTCGGCGGCAACGGATACGTCGAGGAGTCCGGGATGCCGCGCCTGTACCGGGAGGCCCCGCTCAACGGCATCTGGGAGGGCTCCGGCAACGTCAACGCCCTCGACCTGCTGCGGGCGCTGGCGCGGGAGCCCGAGTCCTTCGAGGCCTTCCACACCGAGATCGACGCCGCTGCCGGCGCCGACCGGCGACTGGACGCCGCCTGGCGGGAACTGCGCGGCGAGCTCGTCCTCACCGAGGACGCCCCGCTGCGCGCCCGCCGCCTCATCGAACGCGCCGCGCTCGTGCTCCAGGGCTCCCTCCTCGTCCGGCACGCACCGGCGCCGGTGGCGGACGCCTTCTGCGCGTCCAGGCTGGACGGGGACCGGGGCCTGGCGTTCGGCACCCTCGCGCCGGGCACGGACTTCGCCGCCCTGCTGGAGCGGCTCCCCGCCTGA
- a CDS encoding TetR/AcrR family transcriptional regulator, protein MAYRKTPAELSRLEAAREHLITCATSVITEVGWSQASVTAVADSAGIAAGSVYQHFASKTALAVEVFRRAAGREADVLGEVLQGPGDPAGRIGRGVEVFARRALENRGLAYALLAAPAEPAVGAERLEFRRRYRALFAEVVHEGIESGLLPAQNGEITAAALTGAIGEVLVDPLAARDENATEALLAELVAMALRCAGAAPAPQQP, encoded by the coding sequence ATGGCCTACCGCAAGACCCCAGCCGAACTCAGTCGCCTCGAAGCCGCCAGAGAGCACCTGATCACCTGCGCCACCTCGGTGATCACGGAAGTGGGCTGGTCACAGGCGTCCGTGACCGCCGTCGCCGACTCGGCGGGCATCGCGGCCGGGTCGGTGTACCAGCACTTCGCGTCCAAGACGGCCCTGGCCGTCGAGGTGTTCCGGCGCGCCGCCGGACGCGAGGCGGACGTACTGGGCGAAGTGCTCCAGGGGCCGGGAGACCCCGCCGGGCGCATCGGGCGCGGCGTCGAGGTCTTCGCCCGCCGCGCCCTGGAGAACCGCGGGCTGGCGTACGCGCTGCTCGCCGCCCCCGCCGAACCCGCTGTCGGCGCAGAACGCCTGGAGTTCCGCCGCCGCTACCGGGCCCTGTTCGCCGAGGTCGTCCACGAGGGCATCGAGTCCGGCCTGCTGCCCGCCCAGAACGGCGAGATCACCGCCGCCGCGCTCACCGGGGCGATCGGTGAAGTGCTCGTCGACCCGCTCGCCGCCCGCGACGAGAACGCCACCGAGGCACTCCTCGCCGAACTCGTCGCCATGGCACTGCGCTGCGCCGGCGCCGCGCCCGCACCCCAGCAGCCCTGA
- a CDS encoding AMP-binding protein, with translation MHLSTLLDSAVPSAGDCEAVVYRERHWACRESTDAARRAASVLREAGLRPGDRPAVMTYNAPAFLSAAFGAWYAGATPVPVNHKLQTAEVARQLRPAGLGPPAVRVRG, from the coding sequence ATGCACCTCAGTACCCTGCTGGACAGCGCCGTCCCTTCGGCCGGCGACTGCGAAGCGGTCGTCTACCGTGAGCGGCACTGGGCCTGTCGCGAGTCCACCGACGCCGCGCGCCGTGCCGCGTCCGTGCTGCGGGAGGCCGGGCTGCGGCCGGGAGACCGGCCGGCGGTGATGACGTACAACGCCCCGGCCTTCCTGTCCGCGGCGTTCGGGGCCTGGTACGCGGGCGCCACGCCGGTGCCGGTGAACCACAAGCTGCAGACCGCCGAGGTCGCGCGGCAGCTGCGGCCTGCGGGGCTCGGGCCTCCGGCCGTCCGGGTCAGGGGGTGA
- a CDS encoding alkyl/aryl-sulfatase, translated as MPRNTDTKPAERAVAQANEAVRQNYPFGDTQDLQDARRGFMGTAEDHVIRDGEGSAVWDLEAYGFLGQECPDTANPSLWRQSRLCSDHGLFEVTDGIYQIRGFDLSNMTIVEGERGVLIIDPLVCAATAAAGLALYRSHRGERPVTGMLYTHSHVDHFGGVRGVLTDEEVAGGVPVFAPHGFVEHAVSENVYAGTAMGRRAAYMYGAALPKGPRGQIGAGLGQTVSTGEVGLIPPTVDITRTGQTETVDGIRMVFQLTPGTEAPAELNIHFPDRSALCMAENATHNLHNLLTLRGAEVRDPHVWSRYLTEAIDLFGDSSDLAFASHHWPVWGRERVVTFLSEQRDLYGYLHDQVVRMLNLGLTSAEIAEEMVMPPALERAWHTHGYYGSVSHNSKAVYQRYLGWFDGNPAHLWQHPPTEAARRYVDFMGGADEVLRRARESFGEGDLRWVVEVVNHVLFADPDNEQARELQADALEQLGYGSENGTWRNFYLMGALELRHGSVGTPTNTVAPDLLAALTLDQLCDALAIRVDGPRSWDADIAVRWKPVGGDVLTLRLRNGVLTHVKGTGPSAAGPDVEISLTEAEVRAVLLGVVSPADLAARPGVEITGDIGRLTELLGHLSDPDPDFAIVTP; from the coding sequence ATGCCCCGGAACACCGACACGAAGCCCGCCGAGCGGGCCGTCGCACAGGCGAACGAGGCGGTCAGGCAGAACTACCCCTTCGGCGACACGCAGGACCTCCAGGACGCGCGGCGCGGATTCATGGGCACGGCAGAGGACCACGTGATCCGCGATGGTGAGGGCAGCGCGGTGTGGGACCTGGAGGCTTACGGGTTCCTCGGCCAGGAGTGCCCGGACACGGCCAACCCCAGCCTGTGGCGGCAGAGCCGGCTCTGTTCCGACCATGGGCTCTTCGAGGTGACCGACGGCATCTACCAGATCCGCGGCTTCGACCTGTCGAACATGACGATCGTCGAGGGCGAGCGCGGTGTCCTGATCATCGACCCCCTGGTGTGCGCCGCGACGGCCGCCGCCGGCCTCGCGCTGTACCGCAGTCACCGGGGTGAGCGGCCGGTGACCGGGATGCTGTACACGCACAGCCACGTCGACCACTTCGGCGGGGTGCGCGGCGTCCTGACCGACGAGGAGGTCGCGGGCGGGGTACCGGTGTTCGCCCCGCACGGCTTCGTGGAGCACGCCGTCAGCGAGAACGTGTACGCGGGTACGGCGATGGGCCGTCGCGCGGCCTACATGTACGGTGCCGCCCTGCCGAAGGGGCCACGCGGACAGATCGGCGCCGGGCTCGGGCAGACCGTCTCGACCGGTGAGGTCGGCCTGATCCCCCCGACGGTGGACATCACCCGCACCGGGCAGACGGAGACCGTCGACGGCATCCGCATGGTCTTCCAGCTCACCCCCGGCACCGAGGCACCGGCGGAACTGAACATCCACTTCCCCGACCGCTCGGCCCTGTGCATGGCGGAGAACGCGACCCACAACCTGCACAATCTGCTCACCCTGCGCGGCGCCGAGGTCCGCGACCCGCACGTCTGGTCCCGGTACCTCACAGAAGCCATCGACCTCTTCGGTGACTCCTCGGACCTGGCCTTCGCCTCCCACCACTGGCCCGTCTGGGGCCGCGAGCGTGTGGTCACCTTCCTGTCCGAGCAGCGGGACCTGTACGGGTACCTCCACGACCAGGTGGTGCGCATGCTCAACCTGGGCCTCACCTCGGCGGAGATCGCCGAGGAGATGGTGATGCCCCCGGCCCTCGAAAGGGCCTGGCACACGCACGGGTACTACGGCTCGGTCAGCCACAACAGCAAGGCCGTCTACCAGCGCTACCTCGGCTGGTTCGACGGCAACCCGGCCCATCTGTGGCAGCACCCGCCGACCGAGGCCGCCCGGCGGTACGTGGATTTCATGGGCGGCGCCGACGAGGTGCTGCGCCGCGCCCGCGAGTCCTTCGGTGAGGGAGACCTGCGCTGGGTCGTGGAGGTCGTCAACCACGTGCTGTTCGCGGACCCGGACAACGAGCAGGCGCGCGAACTGCAGGCCGACGCGCTGGAGCAGCTCGGATACGGCAGTGAGAACGGCACCTGGCGCAACTTCTACCTCATGGGCGCCCTGGAACTGCGGCACGGCTCGGTCGGCACGCCCACCAACACCGTCGCGCCCGACCTGCTCGCGGCCCTGACCCTGGACCAGCTGTGCGACGCCCTCGCCATCCGGGTGGACGGGCCGCGCAGCTGGGACGCGGACATCGCCGTGCGCTGGAAGCCGGTCGGCGGCGATGTCCTCACACTGCGGCTGCGCAACGGAGTCCTCACGCACGTCAAGGGCACCGGGCCGTCCGCGGCCGGCCCGGACGTCGAGATCTCGCTGACCGAGGCCGAGGTGCGGGCCGTCCTGCTCGGCGTCGTGTCCCCGGCCGACCTCGCGGCCCGCCCCGGAGTCGAGATCACCGGCGACATCGGCCGGCTGACCGAACTGCTCGGCCACCTCAGCGACCCGGACCCGGACTTCGCCATCGTCACCCCCTGA
- a CDS encoding LapA family protein, which yields MSPEEARKPSGRSGGAKNTGRGPRLSPARIGVLVLAAAAIVVIAENTREVTIRLLVPVVTMPLYLALLIMFVLGGLCGALLLRSRTSTAP from the coding sequence ATGAGCCCAGAGGAAGCCCGCAAGCCGTCAGGTCGCAGTGGTGGGGCGAAGAACACCGGGCGGGGCCCGAGGCTGTCCCCGGCCCGGATCGGGGTGCTGGTCCTGGCCGCCGCCGCGATCGTCGTCATCGCGGAGAACACCCGCGAGGTGACGATCCGCCTCCTCGTCCCGGTCGTCACCATGCCGCTGTACCTGGCACTGCTCATCATGTTCGTGCTCGGCGGTCTGTGCGGAGCGCTCCTGCTGCGCAGCAGGACGAGCACCGCTCCCTGA
- a CDS encoding GNAT family N-acetyltransferase: MTIVLRSPAVSGVREAMASLRAWQYDRAPMQLHSGDIGWNYRLGTAETAAAVRTWSREGRILAVGMLDSPTVVRMTVAPDAFRDEGLARRLVEDFSLPERGVLPDGAVSIEAPPGLLLHELLTREGWGLDEPWTPLFRSLAEPVADPGVRIGAIGPEQAHDFADVLRSAFNTSGPRRSYWPAMSEGPFYADARCLGAYDDRGNLAGVVTVWSAGPGKPGLVEPMGVHEDHRGRGYGRAITMAGAAALREMGSSSVRVCTHSSNVAGIATYKAAGFEAQPAVRDRIRVV; the protein is encoded by the coding sequence ATGACGATTGTGCTGCGGTCGCCGGCGGTCAGCGGGGTGCGCGAGGCCATGGCCTCGCTGCGGGCATGGCAGTACGACAGGGCGCCGATGCAACTGCACTCGGGGGACATCGGCTGGAACTACCGCTTGGGGACGGCCGAGACGGCCGCGGCGGTACGGACCTGGAGCCGGGAAGGACGGATCCTCGCGGTCGGGATGCTGGACTCGCCGACGGTGGTGCGGATGACGGTCGCTCCGGACGCCTTCCGGGACGAGGGCTTGGCGCGGCGGCTCGTCGAAGACTTCTCGCTGCCTGAGCGCGGCGTGCTGCCGGATGGAGCGGTGTCGATCGAGGCGCCGCCGGGCCTGCTGCTTCACGAGCTGTTGACCAGGGAGGGCTGGGGCCTCGACGAGCCGTGGACGCCTCTCTTCCGCAGCCTCGCGGAGCCGGTGGCGGACCCCGGCGTGCGGATCGGGGCGATCGGTCCGGAGCAGGCGCACGATTTCGCCGACGTCCTGCGGTCGGCGTTCAACACCTCCGGCCCCAGGCGCTCTTACTGGCCCGCGATGTCGGAGGGACCGTTCTACGCCGACGCCCGCTGTTTGGGCGCCTATGACGACCGGGGCAACCTGGCGGGGGTGGTGACGGTGTGGTCGGCCGGCCCGGGGAAGCCGGGGCTGGTCGAGCCCATGGGCGTACACGAGGACCACCGCGGTCGCGGCTACGGCCGCGCGATCACCATGGCCGGGGCGGCCGCCCTGCGGGAGATGGGCTCGTCGAGCGTGCGCGTCTGCACGCACAGTTCCAACGTCGCCGGCATCGCCACGTACAAGGCGGCCGGGTTCGAGGCGCAGCCGGCGGTACGGGACCGGATACGGGTGGTCTGA